One segment of Anatilimnocola aggregata DNA contains the following:
- a CDS encoding alpha/beta hydrolase — MNLALLLLLCTQVDPPTKTQEIPHAGLARAFVERLGRGEFDQAVASFDDTMKRGLPASKLREVWQGITGQYGPLQSLGESRREVVDKYQVVFVTLEFARGKLEAKVVFDSQDRIAGLFFVPAGKYKSPAYVDTTKFSEVEVKVGKGLFPLAGTLSLPTGDGLFAAVVLVHGSGPHDRDETIGPNRPFRDLAQGLASQGIAVLRYEKRTKQHQLVMALTTSTITVKEETVNDAAAAVETLAGQEKIDPNRIFVLGHSLGGMLLPRIAAANPRPAGFISLAGSTRPLEDLVLEQTKYILLLDGPLNAEKQQQLNVIKQQVDKVKSADLSIDTPARELPLGVAARYWLDLRDYDPAAAAQRIARPMLILQGERDYQVTMDDFARWKQAIGSRNQVKFVSYPTLNHLFMVGAGPSRPIEYLTPGNVAESVIRDVAQWIKSSR; from the coding sequence ATGAATCTGGCACTTCTGCTCCTGCTCTGTACCCAGGTCGATCCGCCAACCAAGACCCAGGAAATTCCCCATGCAGGGCTGGCTCGCGCCTTTGTCGAGCGACTCGGTCGGGGCGAGTTCGACCAGGCGGTCGCGTCGTTCGACGACACAATGAAACGTGGGCTGCCCGCCAGCAAACTACGCGAAGTCTGGCAAGGCATTACTGGACAGTATGGCCCGCTGCAGAGCCTGGGCGAAAGCCGACGTGAAGTTGTTGACAAATATCAGGTTGTGTTCGTCACGCTGGAGTTTGCCCGTGGCAAACTGGAGGCGAAAGTCGTTTTTGATTCCCAGGATCGAATCGCCGGCCTGTTCTTTGTTCCCGCAGGAAAGTACAAGTCGCCTGCCTATGTTGATACAACAAAATTTTCGGAGGTGGAAGTGAAGGTTGGCAAGGGACTGTTTCCTTTGGCCGGTACCCTTTCGCTTCCCACTGGTGATGGTTTGTTTGCCGCGGTCGTACTTGTGCATGGCTCCGGTCCCCACGATCGAGACGAGACCATCGGGCCGAACAGACCGTTCCGGGATCTGGCTCAGGGACTAGCTTCGCAGGGTATCGCCGTGCTGCGCTACGAGAAGCGGACGAAACAACATCAACTGGTGATGGCGCTGACGACCAGTACCATTACGGTAAAAGAAGAAACAGTTAACGATGCGGCCGCAGCTGTCGAAACGCTCGCCGGCCAGGAAAAGATCGATCCCAATCGGATCTTTGTCCTCGGTCACAGTCTCGGCGGCATGCTCTTGCCGCGAATCGCGGCAGCCAATCCCAGGCCTGCCGGGTTCATCAGCCTTGCCGGTTCCACGCGTCCGCTCGAAGATCTGGTCTTGGAGCAAACGAAGTACATTCTGTTGTTGGACGGGCCACTGAATGCCGAAAAACAACAACAACTTAATGTCATCAAACAACAAGTAGACAAAGTAAAGTCCGCGGACCTGTCGATCGATACGCCAGCACGCGAATTACCCCTGGGAGTGGCCGCCAGGTACTGGCTGGACTTGCGCGACTATGACCCTGCCGCGGCAGCCCAGAGAATCGCAAGGCCGATGCTCATATTGCAAGGTGAGCGTGACTACCAAGTAACCATGGACGACTTTGCGCGATGGAAACAAGCGATAGGCTCACGAAATCAAGTAAAATTTGTTTCTTACCCAACGTTGAACCACTTATTCATGGTTGGCGCGGGGCCAAGCCGGCCCATCGAGTACCTTACCCCCGGAAACGTGGCAGAAAGTGTCATTCGCGACGTTGCGCAGTGGATCAAGTCGTCCCGCTAG